In the genome of Carnobacterium pleistocenium FTR1, one region contains:
- a CDS encoding VOC family protein, which translates to MQKIVPYFWCNQEAAEAAEFYSSLFDYSSITSRMEIDDTPSGTVETVNFTLAGQSFMAISAGPRFKFTPAISFQIFCDTIEEAEHLWQELSKDGHVLIPLGADKISDKYGWTEDRYGLSWQILHLPNQLIAQKIVPTLLFSGEQCGKAKEAMAFYTSVFDNAAIDGLHYYGEGDEQNQLGTVMYGLFDLEGLGFVAMDSGKLNGFTFNEAVSFMVNCNTQEEIDYYWEELSAVPEAGQCGWLKDKYGVSWQIIPTIMKKLTTTKDPDQLKRVTQAFLKMKKIDIAELKKAYEG; encoded by the coding sequence ATGCAAAAAATTGTTCCGTATTTTTGGTGTAATCAGGAAGCAGCCGAAGCAGCCGAATTTTACTCGTCGTTATTTGACTATTCTTCAATCACTAGTCGTATGGAAATTGATGATACGCCTTCAGGAACTGTAGAAACCGTCAATTTTACACTAGCTGGCCAATCATTCATGGCTATTTCCGCTGGCCCCCGATTCAAATTCACACCAGCTATTTCCTTTCAAATCTTTTGCGATACTATAGAAGAAGCAGAACATTTATGGCAAGAATTGTCTAAGGATGGCCATGTTTTGATACCACTTGGCGCCGATAAAATTAGCGACAAATACGGTTGGACAGAAGATAGATACGGTCTTTCTTGGCAAATTTTGCATTTGCCTAACCAATTGATTGCTCAAAAAATTGTCCCAACTTTGTTGTTTTCTGGTGAACAATGCGGCAAGGCCAAAGAAGCGATGGCGTTTTATACTTCGGTATTTGATAATGCAGCCATTGATGGACTTCATTACTATGGTGAGGGCGATGAGCAAAATCAATTGGGTACAGTCATGTATGGCTTGTTCGATTTAGAAGGACTAGGTTTTGTAGCGATGGATAGCGGCAAATTAAATGGTTTTACATTTAATGAAGCTGTTTCCTTCATGGTAAATTGCAATACGCAAGAAGAAATCGACTATTACTGGGAAGAACTATCTGCTGTACCTGAAGCGGGACAGTGTGGCTGGTTAAAAGATAAGTATGGCGTATCTTGGCAAATTATTCCTACGATCATGAAGAAATTGACAACAACAAAAGACCCCGACCAGCTGAAACGAGTAACACAAGCCTTCCTTAAAATGAAAAAAATCGATATCGCTGAATTGAAAAAAGCTTATGAGGGGTAA
- a CDS encoding dihydrofolate reductase family protein, which produces MRKIIMNLAMSLDGFIANEDGSYEWIKGYEDDSLNTKNQYNYETLLEDIDIVVMGKRCYEQDMHLEFKTKTVYVATHAPITAYDNIKFCGSDIIEVIQKEQQKAGKDIMLFGGGQLINTFLKADCIDEYIIGLIPIVLGAGRPLFYDNHPPIELKLEEYIVDNGIVILRYVNR; this is translated from the coding sequence ATGAGAAAAATCATAATGAATTTAGCGATGAGTTTAGATGGCTTTATTGCTAATGAAGATGGCAGTTACGAATGGATCAAAGGGTACGAAGACGATTCATTAAATACGAAAAATCAGTACAATTATGAAACTTTGTTAGAAGACATCGATATCGTGGTGATGGGGAAAAGATGCTATGAGCAAGATATGCATCTGGAATTCAAAACAAAGACCGTTTATGTAGCTACCCATGCGCCAATCACTGCTTATGATAACATCAAATTTTGCGGGAGTGACATTATTGAGGTTATCCAAAAAGAGCAGCAAAAAGCTGGAAAAGATATTATGCTATTTGGTGGCGGTCAGTTGATCAATACTTTTTTAAAAGCGGATTGTATTGATGAGTACATTATTGGACTGATCCCAATCGTTCTTGGAGCCGGTCGACCATTATTTTATGACAATCACCCGCCAATTGAATTGAAATTGGAAGAATACATTGTAGATAATGGAATTGTCATTTTGAGGTATGTGAATCGTTAA
- a CDS encoding iron-containing alcohol dehydrogenase family protein: protein MSLIARTGPQEYECRVGVLATLTNKLTLRGIQKAVIVHGARSWEKAESYLADLIASDLALEFVAFNGECTYEEVDRIAERARQSGADAIIGVGGGKLMDTVKYAAAKSAAGVQSILIPTLASNCAPWTPLSVMYNVEGVCLGFDLHTKQAALLAVEPNLLLDAPVNYFIAGAADTLAKWYESDIILSQPKHQTNALLLVSRAAALTCRDTILNYAPQAVTDSQSHTLTQAFTQVCETIIAVSGLVGGLGDGYARSTIAHAVHDKLTIFPETHAFLHGEKVAYGILIQLSVEENWAEVDQLAAFYDKLNLPKTLADLNLSYLTDDQIAELATNISVDANLSQSEYTATKETIQQAIHALENYLTLKV from the coding sequence ATGTCATTAATTGCCAGAACAGGTCCACAAGAATATGAGTGTCGAGTAGGCGTTTTAGCTACTTTAACAAATAAATTGACCTTACGCGGTATCCAAAAAGCCGTGATTGTCCATGGAGCACGTTCTTGGGAAAAAGCCGAAAGTTATCTAGCCGATTTGATAGCAAGTGACCTAGCATTAGAATTTGTGGCATTCAATGGCGAATGCACGTATGAAGAAGTGGATCGAATCGCAGAACGCGCTAGGCAAAGCGGTGCAGATGCCATTATTGGGGTAGGCGGCGGGAAGCTGATGGATACGGTCAAATATGCAGCAGCAAAATCTGCTGCGGGCGTTCAATCGATTTTGATCCCAACCCTGGCTAGCAATTGTGCTCCGTGGACACCATTAAGTGTCATGTATAATGTTGAAGGTGTTTGTCTGGGATTTGATCTACATACGAAACAAGCAGCACTGTTAGCTGTTGAACCGAACTTGCTACTGGACGCACCGGTCAACTATTTTATAGCTGGGGCAGCGGATACGCTGGCTAAATGGTATGAATCGGACATCATTTTATCCCAACCTAAACATCAAACAAATGCGCTCTTGTTGGTGTCGCGGGCAGCGGCTTTAACTTGTAGAGATACGATTCTCAACTATGCCCCGCAGGCAGTGACAGATAGCCAATCCCATACGCTTACGCAGGCTTTTACGCAAGTGTGTGAAACTATTATTGCCGTCAGCGGTTTAGTGGGCGGTCTAGGAGACGGCTATGCACGTTCAACCATCGCGCATGCTGTTCATGACAAATTAACGATCTTTCCTGAAACACATGCATTTCTGCACGGTGAGAAAGTGGCTTATGGCATACTGATCCAGTTATCAGTTGAAGAAAATTGGGCAGAAGTCGATCAGCTAGCGGCCTTTTATGACAAATTAAATTTACCAAAAACGTTAGCTGATTTGAATTTGAGCTATCTAACGGATGACCAAATTGCTGAATTGGCAACGAACATTTCAGTGGATGCGAACCTCAGTCAATCGGAGTACACAGCAACAAAGGAAACGATTCAACAAGCGATTCATGCGTTAGAAAATTATTTAACCCTAAAAGTATAG
- a CDS encoding aminotransferase class I/II-fold pyridoxal phosphate-dependent enzyme has product MTTFEPSDTLKRLPVQFFAHLRAKAAPLIEAGYDVIDLGIGNPDQPTPTFIVEELKAAADDPQNDKYGPYRGYRYLREAVAEYYLREYGVTLDPETEVAVLHGSKAGIVEISQCLLNAGDTVLLPNPSYPDYLSGIALANAKIASLPLLAENDFLPEYDLVEPTVAAKAKLLFLNYPNNPTAATATAEFFAETVAFAQKNNICVAHDFAYGSLTFDNKKSLSFLQTPGAKDTGVEFFTLSKSHNMAGWRIGFAVGNASVIESINLMQDHTNVSLYGGIQRAAAKALLSDQTSAKELAAVYERRRNAFISELEPTGLEIHKPKGSFYVWIKVPDGFTSEAFFDVLLLQAHVIVTTGNGFGTLGEGYIRVGLSQPDERLLEAAKRIAGLALFNSIKAEKILNN; this is encoded by the coding sequence ATGACCACATTTGAACCATCAGATACGCTGAAACGACTCCCTGTTCAGTTCTTTGCTCATTTGCGGGCCAAAGCAGCTCCACTGATTGAAGCAGGTTACGATGTGATCGATTTAGGCATTGGAAATCCAGATCAGCCGACGCCGACCTTCATTGTGGAAGAATTAAAAGCAGCAGCTGATGATCCACAGAATGATAAATACGGACCTTATAGAGGGTATCGTTATTTAAGAGAAGCAGTTGCTGAATATTACTTACGGGAATACGGAGTAACGCTAGATCCTGAAACGGAAGTAGCGGTTTTACATGGATCAAAAGCGGGCATTGTAGAGATCAGCCAGTGTTTGCTGAACGCAGGAGACACAGTCTTGCTGCCAAATCCTTCTTACCCGGATTACTTATCGGGAATTGCGTTGGCAAATGCTAAAATTGCCTCATTGCCTTTATTGGCTGAAAATGACTTTTTACCTGAGTATGATCTGGTCGAACCAACCGTTGCGGCCAAAGCGAAATTATTGTTTCTAAATTACCCAAACAATCCAACAGCGGCAACAGCAACGGCAGAGTTCTTCGCTGAGACGGTTGCATTTGCTCAAAAGAATAACATTTGTGTCGCTCACGATTTTGCATATGGCTCGCTCACATTTGACAATAAGAAGTCCTTAAGCTTTTTACAAACGCCAGGCGCAAAAGACACGGGGGTGGAATTCTTCACTTTATCAAAGTCACATAATATGGCCGGCTGGCGCATTGGATTTGCAGTAGGAAATGCTTCGGTCATCGAAAGTATCAATTTGATGCAAGACCATACCAATGTTAGTCTGTATGGCGGCATTCAAAGAGCTGCAGCAAAAGCTTTATTGAGTGATCAGACTTCTGCAAAAGAATTAGCGGCCGTTTATGAGCGACGTAGAAATGCGTTTATCTCTGAATTGGAACCAACAGGATTAGAGATACATAAACCAAAGGGCTCGTTTTATGTATGGATCAAAGTACCAGATGGCTTTACGTCAGAGGCGTTTTTTGATGTCTTGTTGCTTCAAGCGCATGTCATTGTAACAACCGGCAATGGATTTGGCACATTAGGCGAAGGGTACATTCGCGTTGGGCTATCCCAACCAGACGAGCGGCTGTTAGAAGCAGCCAAAAGAATCGCTGGGTTAGCACTATTCAACTCAATAAAAGCAGAAAAAATACTAAACAACTAA
- a CDS encoding MetQ/NlpA family ABC transporter substrate-binding protein codes for MKRKLGIITTVAIGAILAGCSVNEAESSEGAGLLSDDVLTVGVTTGPHEDILNEIKKIAAEDGLEIEVVAFSDFVQPNTALADGEVDINSFQTGPFLETVIEETGYELTKIVSTVSIPMGIYSEAYTDVSEVKEGDVIGIPNSPTQEGRALQLFEEAGLITLPEGSGQEVTTSDIIENNLNLDFITSEAAQLPSQLQDLGAAGINSNFALDAGLNPQETGIFMEDVSDLKQANYIVSRTEDKDDEAIAQFVDYYQTDEIKQYIEEEFKGALIPAW; via the coding sequence ATGAAAAGAAAATTAGGAATCATTACAACAGTCGCAATTGGGGCCATTTTAGCAGGATGCAGTGTGAATGAAGCAGAGTCTTCAGAAGGAGCAGGATTATTGAGTGATGACGTTTTGACTGTAGGCGTAACAACGGGACCACATGAAGACATTTTGAATGAAATCAAAAAAATAGCCGCTGAAGATGGCTTAGAAATTGAGGTCGTTGCGTTTTCCGATTTTGTCCAACCTAATACCGCACTAGCAGATGGCGAAGTAGACATCAATTCCTTCCAAACAGGTCCTTTTTTAGAAACTGTAATAGAAGAAACTGGGTATGAGCTGACCAAAATAGTTTCAACGGTTTCTATTCCGATGGGGATCTATTCTGAAGCATATACCGACGTCAGTGAAGTTAAAGAAGGCGACGTGATTGGCATTCCAAATTCGCCAACGCAAGAAGGACGTGCGTTGCAACTCTTTGAAGAAGCCGGATTGATTACTTTACCAGAAGGTTCAGGGCAAGAAGTTACAACGAGCGACATCATTGAGAACAACTTGAATTTAGACTTTATTACTTCTGAGGCGGCACAATTGCCATCCCAATTGCAAGATTTAGGAGCTGCAGGTATCAACTCGAATTTTGCCCTTGACGCTGGTTTAAATCCACAAGAAACCGGAATCTTCATGGAAGATGTTTCGGATCTAAAACAAGCAAACTACATTGTTTCTCGTACCGAAGATAAAGATGACGAAGCGATTGCGCAATTCGTAGACTACTACCAAACAGATGAAATCAAACAATATATTGAAGAAGAGTTCAAAGGAGCACTTATTCCAGCCTGGTAA
- a CDS encoding VOC family protein has translation MQKIVTHLWYDKEALEAAEFYVSLFDYSSIDSIVTLNNTPSDTPSGSADSIVFTLANKTFMSISAGPTFKLNPSVSLQVICNTLSEVDRLWKQLSKDGSILMPLDAYPFSEKYGWTEDRFGLSWQIMYLPDQLISQKITPVMLFTGEQYGKAEEAIQFYTSIFVNSAIDGLSYYGDDELKQGGKLMYGAFNLEGQNFVAMDSAMAHDFKFSEAISFLVNCDTQEEIDYLWEELSVVPEAEQCGWLKDKYGFSWQISPTIMNDIMNTKDQEQLNRVVQAFLPMKKMNIAELIKAYEG, from the coding sequence ATGCAAAAAATTGTTACGCATCTATGGTATGACAAAGAAGCTCTTGAAGCGGCCGAATTCTATGTTAGTTTGTTTGATTATTCTTCTATCGACAGTATCGTAACCCTTAATAACACTCCTTCAGATACACCTTCCGGATCTGCAGACAGCATCGTGTTTACTTTGGCTAACAAAACTTTTATGTCCATTTCTGCTGGTCCAACTTTCAAGTTGAATCCATCCGTTTCTTTACAGGTCATTTGCAATACCTTGTCAGAAGTCGATCGTTTATGGAAGCAACTATCCAAAGATGGTTCAATCCTTATGCCACTTGATGCGTATCCTTTTAGTGAGAAATATGGCTGGACAGAAGATAGGTTTGGCCTTTCTTGGCAAATTATGTATCTACCAGATCAGTTGATCTCACAAAAAATTACTCCAGTTATGTTGTTTACTGGTGAACAGTATGGTAAAGCAGAAGAGGCAATCCAATTTTATACCTCAATTTTTGTTAATTCCGCCATTGATGGGTTGAGTTATTACGGTGATGATGAGCTAAAACAAGGTGGGAAATTGATGTATGGAGCATTTAATCTAGAAGGACAAAATTTCGTAGCGATGGATAGTGCTATGGCTCATGATTTTAAATTTTCTGAAGCTATTTCATTTTTAGTAAATTGTGATACGCAAGAAGAAATTGATTACCTTTGGGAAGAATTATCTGTTGTACCGGAAGCTGAACAATGTGGCTGGTTGAAAGATAAATATGGATTCTCATGGCAAATTTCACCTACAATCATGAATGACATAATGAATACCAAAGACCAAGAACAATTGAATCGTGTAGTACAAGCCTTTCTTCCAATGAAAAAAATGAATATTGCCGAATTGATAAAAGCTTACGAAGGATAA